From the Gallaecimonas mangrovi genome, one window contains:
- a CDS encoding GntP family permease: protein MLSLIGLLVGLGGLIWLTMRGMNLFLSAPLCALLVAFTGGVPFWHGGQHDFVTGYMNGFGGFVSAWFLMFLLGSMFGKFMEDTGAAESVARAIINKLGPKHAALAVVLACAVLTYGGVSLFVAAFSVYPVALSLFKDANLPRRFIPAALAFGSVTFTMTSAGSPEIQNWIPIKYLHTSPYAGWQVSLVVAVFMMGLGYWWLHHMLKKAIARGEHFEEREGDVQLDERELPAAWTGILPLLVVLALSYWLHNSLAQAALIVALAGGVGTLWLVNFKHFRNQQQAMSLAATGALVAIGNTAAVVGFGAVAKLSPAFQMVVDAMTSLPGNELIGASVAVSAIAGLTGSASGGQAIALPAIAPHYLQLGVDPSALHRVVAISSGALDSLPHNGYVVTTIRAICGERHQDAYWPLAALTVVVPVLGVMLAIALFNWF from the coding sequence ATGCTCAGTTTGATTGGCTTACTGGTGGGTCTTGGGGGACTCATCTGGCTTACTATGCGGGGAATGAACCTTTTTCTTAGTGCACCGCTTTGCGCCTTGTTGGTGGCGTTCACCGGCGGTGTGCCGTTCTGGCACGGTGGCCAACACGACTTTGTCACTGGCTACATGAATGGCTTTGGTGGCTTTGTTTCAGCCTGGTTTTTAATGTTTTTGCTCGGCTCGATGTTCGGCAAATTCATGGAAGACACCGGCGCCGCGGAAAGTGTCGCCAGGGCCATTATTAACAAGCTTGGCCCCAAGCACGCCGCGTTAGCCGTGGTTTTGGCTTGTGCGGTACTCACTTACGGCGGCGTATCGCTGTTTGTGGCAGCTTTTTCGGTGTATCCGGTGGCGCTGTCGCTGTTTAAGGATGCAAATTTACCCCGGCGCTTTATTCCGGCGGCGCTGGCATTTGGCTCCGTTACCTTCACCATGACCTCGGCGGGCTCGCCTGAAATTCAAAACTGGATCCCCATTAAGTACCTGCATACCAGCCCTTATGCTGGTTGGCAGGTGTCGTTGGTGGTTGCCGTCTTTATGATGGGCCTTGGCTACTGGTGGCTTCATCACATGCTGAAAAAAGCCATTGCTAGAGGCGAACACTTTGAAGAAAGGGAAGGGGACGTACAGCTAGACGAGCGCGAGTTGCCCGCTGCCTGGACCGGCATTTTGCCGTTGCTGGTGGTATTGGCGCTGTCTTATTGGCTGCATAACAGTCTGGCGCAAGCTGCGCTTATCGTGGCCCTGGCCGGTGGTGTGGGTACCTTATGGCTGGTTAACTTTAAGCATTTTCGTAACCAGCAACAGGCCATGTCGCTGGCGGCTACCGGCGCTTTGGTGGCCATTGGTAATACCGCTGCCGTGGTGGGGTTTGGCGCCGTTGCCAAACTATCACCCGCCTTCCAGATGGTGGTTGATGCCATGACATCGCTGCCCGGCAACGAATTAATTGGCGCTTCGGTGGCGGTCTCTGCCATTGCTGGGTTAACGGGGTCGGCGTCAGGCGGTCAGGCGATTGCCTTACCGGCTATTGCCCCCCATTACTTGCAGTTAGGGGTAGACCCAAGCGCACTGCACCGGGTGGTGGCTATTTCCTCAGGGGCTTTGGACTCTCTGCCGCATAATGGCTACGTGGTGACCACCATCAGGGCGATTTGCGGTGAGCGCCATCAAGATGCTTACTGGCCATTAGCGGCGCTCACAGTGGTGGTGCCGGTGCTGGGCGTGATGTTGGCTATCGCCCTATTTAATTGGTTCTAA
- a CDS encoding 3-hydroxybutyrate dehydrogenase, translating into MKVLVTGGASGIGFGIGEHFSKAGHQVILADLDGAKAAEAATKLDNARGVAINVTDSPGAESLAKELGGIDVLINNAGIQHVARLEEFPAEKWRQLIDIMLVGPMVMTKAFLPTMREQNFGRIINIGSIHSLVASPYKSAYVSAKHGLLGFAKTLALELGEADITVNTICPAYVKTPLVDKQIADQARENNMTEEQVVKEIFLAPMAKKSFISLEEIAGTAEFLTTAIARNITAQTLVLDGGWTAR; encoded by the coding sequence ATGAAAGTGCTGGTAACGGGTGGTGCCTCAGGCATCGGTTTTGGTATCGGCGAGCATTTTTCCAAAGCAGGGCATCAGGTTATTTTGGCCGACCTTGACGGCGCCAAGGCGGCAGAGGCCGCAACCAAGCTCGATAATGCCAGGGGTGTGGCTATTAATGTCACCGACAGCCCTGGTGCCGAGTCTTTGGCCAAAGAGCTTGGTGGCATTGATGTGCTTATTAATAACGCCGGTATTCAACATGTTGCCCGTCTAGAGGAATTCCCCGCCGAGAAGTGGCGGCAATTGATTGATATTATGCTGGTGGGCCCAATGGTGATGACCAAGGCGTTTTTACCCACCATGCGCGAGCAAAACTTTGGCCGCATCATCAATATTGGTTCTATCCATTCGTTGGTGGCATCGCCTTATAAATCTGCCTATGTCTCGGCAAAGCACGGGTTGCTCGGGTTTGCCAAAACCCTGGCGCTGGAGCTGGGTGAGGCCGATATCACTGTTAACACCATCTGCCCGGCTTACGTTAAAACCCCGCTGGTCGACAAACAAATTGCCGACCAAGCCCGGGAAAACAACATGACCGAAGAGCAAGTGGTTAAAGAGATCTTTTTGGCGCCGATGGCCAAAAAATCCTTTATTAGCCTTGAAGAAATCGCCGGTACGGCTGAGTTTCTAACCACGGCCATTGCCCGCAATATCACCGCTCAAACCCTGGTGCTCGACGGCGGCTGGACCGCCCGATAA
- a CDS encoding CoA transferase subunit B translates to MALSREQMAARVAKELKDGYYVNLGIGIPTLVANYIPDGIDVMLQSENGLLGMGAFPTEDKVDPDLINAGKQTVTATKGASFFSSAESFAMIRGGHVDLTVLGAFEVDIHGNIASWMIPGKLVKGMGGAMDLVAGADNIIVTMMHADKHGNSKLLPQCELPLTGAGCIKKVLTDLGYFEIENSAFVLKERAPGVSVQEIRDKTAGELIAADDVPEMEV, encoded by the coding sequence ATGGCACTGTCTCGCGAACAAATGGCGGCCCGTGTCGCCAAGGAATTAAAAGACGGCTACTACGTTAACCTCGGTATCGGCATCCCAACCCTGGTGGCCAATTACATCCCTGATGGTATTGACGTGATGTTGCAATCGGAAAATGGCCTGTTGGGAATGGGCGCTTTTCCAACCGAAGACAAGGTTGACCCGGACCTGATTAACGCCGGCAAGCAAACCGTTACTGCCACCAAAGGGGCGAGCTTTTTCAGCTCCGCAGAATCTTTTGCCATGATCCGTGGCGGCCATGTTGACTTAACGGTGCTGGGTGCCTTTGAGGTGGACATTCACGGCAATATTGCCAGTTGGATGATCCCTGGCAAGTTGGTCAAAGGCATGGGCGGCGCCATGGATTTAGTGGCCGGTGCCGACAACATCATCGTCACCATGATGCACGCCGACAAACACGGCAACTCTAAATTACTGCCTCAGTGCGAACTGCCTTTGACCGGTGCTGGCTGCATCAAAAAGGTACTGACCGACTTGGGGTATTTTGAAATTGAAAACAGCGCCTTCGTATTAAAAGAAAGGGCACCTGGGGTTAGCGTACAGGAGATCCGCGACAAAACCGCCGGTGAGCTTATTGCCGCCGACGATGTTCCCGAAATGGAGGTTTGA
- a CDS encoding CoA transferase subunit A produces MSGFNKIVASYDEALAGIQNDMTVMVGGFGLCGIPEGLIHAMRDTGVTGLTCISNNAGVDDFGLGLLLQTKQIKKMVASYVGENAEFMRQMLSGELEVELTPQGTLAEKIRAGGAGIPAFFTATGYGTPVADGKETREIDGKHYVLEPCLKADFSLVRAYQADRFGNVTYRKTAMNFNPMMATAGTITVVEAEEIVDELDPEFIHTPGIYVDRVIKGQFEKRIEQRTVRS; encoded by the coding sequence ATGTCTGGGTTTAACAAGATAGTTGCTAGTTACGACGAGGCCCTGGCGGGTATTCAAAACGATATGACAGTCATGGTAGGCGGCTTTGGCCTTTGCGGTATCCCCGAAGGCCTTATCCATGCCATGCGCGATACCGGTGTTACCGGCCTGACCTGCATTTCGAACAATGCCGGTGTTGATGATTTCGGGCTGGGCTTGCTGCTACAGACCAAGCAAATCAAAAAAATGGTCGCCTCCTACGTTGGTGAAAACGCCGAATTCATGCGCCAAATGCTCTCTGGCGAGCTGGAAGTGGAGCTGACTCCCCAAGGCACCTTAGCCGAAAAAATTCGTGCTGGCGGTGCCGGTATTCCTGCCTTTTTTACCGCGACCGGCTACGGCACGCCCGTTGCCGACGGTAAAGAAACCCGCGAAATTGATGGCAAGCATTACGTGCTTGAGCCTTGCTTGAAGGCAGACTTTTCCTTGGTGCGGGCCTATCAGGCCGACCGTTTCGGCAATGTGACCTACCGCAAAACGGCCATGAACTTTAATCCAATGATGGCTACCGCTGGCACCATTACCGTGGTCGAAGCCGAGGAGATTGTTGACGAGCTGGACCCTGAGTTTATTCATACCCCCGGTATTTATGTTGACCGGGTGATTAAAGGCCAGTTTGAAAAACGCATCGAGCAACGGACCGTAAGGAGCTAA
- the sohB gene encoding protease SohB, whose translation MDFLNEYGLFLAKTLTLVIAIIVLLVVVAALSMKKQRQKGELTVSDLGQRLKSFGHRLEAEVLDKKALKAREKAAKKEKDDGKANLFVLDFQGSMDAHEVEALREEVTAVLAVAKPQDEVLLRLESPGGVVHGYGLAASQLARVRDAGVPLTIAVDKVAASGGYMMACVGDRIMAAPFAMLGSIGVIAGIPNLHKVLKKHDIDYEQHTAGKFKRTLSMLGENTEEGREKFVADLNVIHGHFRRHVGQYRPALDVDAVATGEVWLGVDALEKGLIDEIATSDAYLTGKLGSHRILSVKYQLKRKLGEKFGLAFRSALARLGV comes from the coding sequence TTGGACTTTTTGAATGAGTACGGCCTGTTTCTGGCTAAAACCCTGACCCTGGTTATCGCCATCATAGTGTTGTTGGTTGTGGTCGCTGCCTTATCAATGAAAAAACAGCGTCAAAAAGGTGAGCTGACCGTATCGGATTTAGGTCAACGCCTGAAGAGTTTTGGCCACCGCCTGGAAGCCGAAGTGCTGGACAAAAAAGCCCTTAAAGCACGGGAAAAAGCGGCGAAAAAAGAGAAAGATGACGGTAAGGCTAACCTGTTTGTACTGGATTTTCAGGGCTCTATGGATGCCCACGAAGTCGAAGCACTGCGTGAAGAGGTAACCGCGGTACTAGCTGTCGCAAAACCGCAAGACGAAGTGCTGCTGCGGCTGGAATCTCCCGGCGGTGTGGTCCATGGTTATGGCTTGGCAGCCTCGCAGTTGGCTCGTGTGCGTGATGCTGGCGTGCCGCTCACCATTGCGGTGGACAAAGTGGCTGCCAGCGGCGGGTACATGATGGCTTGTGTGGGCGATCGCATTATGGCGGCGCCTTTTGCCATGTTGGGGTCTATTGGTGTTATTGCCGGTATCCCAAACCTTCATAAAGTGCTGAAAAAGCACGACATAGACTACGAGCAGCACACAGCAGGGAAGTTTAAGCGCACCTTGTCGATGTTGGGGGAAAACACCGAAGAGGGGCGTGAGAAGTTTGTGGCCGATCTTAATGTTATCCACGGGCATTTTCGTCGCCATGTTGGCCAGTATCGGCCAGCGCTGGACGTTGATGCCGTGGCTACTGGCGAAGTCTGGCTGGGGGTTGATGCCCTGGAAAAAGGCCTGATTGACGAGATCGCGACATCCGATGCTTATCTGACCGGCAAGCTTGGCAGTCATCGCATCCTTTCAGTGAAGTATCAGCTCAAACGCAAGTTGGGCGAAAAGTTCGGTTTGGCATTTCGCAGTGCACTGGCGCGGTTAGGAGTTTAA
- a CDS encoding VolA/Pla-1 family phospholipase codes for MEKKIVSIAVLAALCLTACGDDSHSDTPGTDTSIAAARIVYDPSNGDLPIPNDLLLDGTTDGTLNVPDVADESSPYDPEAVLSSLDGWSVSTPFTIDVSLPDGVTLDSASVQQAGAVVLLKVTKGGDDDSCADASTIDACTLESTLTYGTDFTTAVSGDSIVVTPLKPLDAKAAYVVATTTLIQDSEGRSVQGSATYSLLSQDVSTEPLSEASQLAVQTAINSYESVLSTAGVDKDSVTYSGLFTTESTSDTLNYTKLVLMNALSAGNLTLSSLTDTGYTAADALGLDTSTTAGQLASGAEVYSATLTLPYFLDKPTSSDISDGSCVLSDTDLSGCDALSSRWIASGDSPAAVLLALQDGTLSQSNYATQAAAQGIDPTAALSDNSLLIGATFTNDDGDDVDPYKFITKYNPVPTVRSLKTIDVLVTVPITSTVNTLRTALGYDTSIAKGTYGWPTVIYGHGITSYKETGLAIAGTLALNGQAMIAIDLPLHGTRGIDTDGDGTEDINAGDNVGLYVNLASLGTVRDNLRESVADELSLRAALAAPTIAAETAAATGTVSTQATDSTNLLDGTDVSYLGLSLGSIIGSEAVAVGNTATVDPSTDTDYSSYFSFNTAALSVPGAGLAGVFAFSPSFADTVKEGLIASSSFQTALAAANTSGLEEGDTGYDTLVNTVYSSFLPEFLFVAQTVIDSADPIAYGSTLADNTPGLLIHEVVGDGTDGSDDQVIPNSNASYGYPLSGTDPLVDTIGLANITATVTSSDGTTQVSGVSHFNAGAHTSLLDPSSDSDVTTEMQSQVASFLASEGLTILVSNSSVLADSSN; via the coding sequence ATGGAGAAGAAAATTGTCAGCATCGCTGTGTTGGCAGCACTGTGTTTAACCGCCTGTGGCGATGATTCACACAGTGACACACCCGGAACCGACACCAGCATTGCAGCAGCTCGAATCGTTTACGATCCTTCCAATGGCGATCTGCCCATTCCGAATGATCTGCTCTTGGATGGCACTACTGACGGCACCTTGAACGTACCGGACGTTGCCGATGAATCCAGTCCTTACGACCCAGAAGCGGTGCTGTCTAGCCTTGATGGCTGGTCTGTCAGCACACCTTTTACCATCGATGTCAGCTTGCCTGACGGGGTAACCTTAGACTCTGCTTCCGTGCAGCAAGCCGGAGCAGTGGTGCTGTTGAAGGTTACCAAAGGCGGTGACGATGACAGCTGCGCCGATGCATCCACTATCGATGCCTGTACGCTGGAATCCACACTGACTTACGGTACCGATTTTACCACCGCCGTGTCTGGCGACAGCATCGTGGTTACGCCGCTTAAGCCTTTGGACGCCAAAGCGGCTTATGTCGTTGCTACCACCACCTTGATTCAAGACTCCGAAGGTCGCTCGGTGCAAGGCTCTGCCACTTACAGCCTGCTTAGCCAGGATGTTAGCACCGAGCCGTTGAGCGAAGCCTCGCAATTGGCTGTACAAACGGCTATCAACTCCTATGAGAGCGTACTGTCCACTGCCGGCGTTGATAAAGACTCTGTCACCTATTCGGGTCTCTTTACCACCGAAAGCACCTCTGACACCCTCAACTACACCAAGCTGGTGTTGATGAACGCCCTCAGTGCGGGCAATTTGACGCTGTCATCCCTAACCGACACCGGTTACACCGCCGCAGATGCTTTGGGGCTTGATACCTCTACCACGGCCGGCCAGTTGGCCAGTGGCGCCGAAGTGTACTCAGCCACCCTGACCCTGCCGTACTTTTTGGATAAACCGACTTCGTCTGATATTAGCGATGGCAGCTGCGTTCTTTCTGATACCGATTTAAGCGGTTGTGATGCGCTGTCTTCACGCTGGATAGCTTCTGGCGATAGCCCGGCAGCGGTATTGCTGGCACTGCAAGACGGTACCCTTAGCCAAAGCAATTACGCTACTCAAGCGGCGGCGCAAGGTATCGACCCGACCGCAGCGCTGTCCGACAACAGCCTGCTGATTGGTGCAACTTTCACCAATGACGACGGCGATGATGTCGACCCTTATAAATTCATCACCAAGTACAACCCGGTACCGACCGTACGCTCGTTAAAAACCATTGACGTGTTAGTAACGGTACCTATTACCAGCACTGTTAATACCCTGCGCACCGCCCTGGGGTATGACACCTCTATTGCCAAAGGCACTTATGGCTGGCCGACGGTTATTTATGGGCATGGTATTACCTCCTATAAAGAAACCGGCCTGGCTATCGCTGGTACCTTGGCCCTTAATGGCCAAGCGATGATTGCCATCGACCTGCCGCTGCATGGCACGCGCGGTATCGATACCGACGGTGACGGCACCGAAGATATCAACGCCGGTGATAACGTTGGTCTATACGTGAACCTAGCGAGCCTTGGCACCGTGCGTGACAACCTGCGCGAAAGTGTCGCTGATGAACTGTCGCTGCGCGCCGCGCTGGCGGCCCCCACCATCGCTGCCGAAACCGCTGCTGCCACCGGCACTGTGAGCACGCAAGCGACCGATAGCACTAACCTTTTAGATGGTACTGACGTTAGCTACCTTGGCTTGTCATTGGGTTCCATTATCGGCTCTGAAGCGGTAGCGGTAGGCAACACTGCCACTGTTGACCCCAGCACAGACACCGACTATTCAAGCTACTTCAGCTTCAATACCGCCGCACTGTCAGTACCGGGAGCCGGTTTGGCCGGTGTATTTGCCTTCTCACCAAGCTTTGCCGACACCGTGAAAGAAGGTTTGATTGCTTCCTCTAGCTTCCAAACCGCACTGGCGGCAGCGAATACCTCGGGCCTGGAAGAGGGCGATACCGGTTATGACACCTTGGTCAATACCGTTTACAGCTCCTTCTTGCCAGAGTTTCTGTTTGTGGCGCAAACCGTTATCGACTCGGCTGACCCCATTGCCTATGGATCAACCTTGGCGGATAACACCCCGGGCTTGTTGATCCACGAAGTGGTGGGCGACGGCACCGATGGTAGCGACGACCAGGTTATTCCTAACAGCAATGCCAGCTATGGTTACCCGCTGTCAGGTACCGACCCGCTGGTTGATACCATTGGTCTTGCCAATATCACTGCGACGGTTACCAGCAGCGACGGCACCACCCAGGTAAGCGGTGTGAGCCACTTTAATGCCGGTGCCCATACCTCCTTGTTGGATCCATCCTCCGACTCGGATGTCACTACCGAAATGCAGTCTCAGGTGGCCAGCTTCCTGGCAAGCGAAGGCCTCACCATCTTGGTGAGCAACAGTTCGGTGCTGGCTGACAGCAGCAACTGA
- a CDS encoding YciK family oxidoreductase yields the protein MLDYIAPENFLKDRVILVTGASAGIGREAAINYAKYGATVILLGRNVKMLEEIYDVIEQKGWPQPAIIPLDMTGATDQHYRDMAVTIENQFGHLDGVLMNAGELGELTPFEQIDDETWDKVMLVNVDATFRMTRALLPLLKDADDGRLIFTSSGVGKKGRAYWGAYAVSKFATEGMMQVLADENSKGPLRVNCINPGGTRTAMRAKAFPAEDPMTLKTPADLMPVYLYLMGPDSKDTNGQSIDAQPK from the coding sequence ATGCTTGACTACATAGCCCCTGAAAATTTTTTAAAAGATCGCGTAATACTGGTAACCGGGGCCAGTGCTGGAATAGGCAGAGAAGCCGCGATCAATTACGCAAAATACGGTGCCACTGTCATTTTGTTGGGTCGAAATGTGAAGATGCTCGAAGAGATTTATGACGTAATCGAGCAAAAAGGTTGGCCACAACCGGCCATCATTCCCTTGGATATGACCGGCGCAACCGACCAACATTATCGTGACATGGCAGTAACCATTGAAAATCAGTTCGGCCATTTAGACGGCGTGCTGATGAACGCCGGTGAGCTTGGGGAGTTAACGCCCTTTGAGCAAATTGACGATGAAACCTGGGACAAGGTGATGCTGGTGAATGTGGATGCCACCTTCCGCATGACCCGCGCCCTGCTGCCGCTGTTAAAAGACGCTGACGATGGCCGCCTGATATTTACCAGCTCCGGCGTGGGTAAAAAAGGCCGCGCCTATTGGGGCGCTTATGCAGTGTCGAAATTTGCCACAGAAGGCATGATGCAAGTGCTGGCTGATGAAAACAGTAAAGGCCCATTACGGGTTAACTGTATTAACCCTGGCGGCACCCGCACAGCAATGCGTGCCAAGGCGTTTCCGGCCGAAGATCCTATGACCTTAAAAACGCCTGCCGATTTAATGCCGGTCTATTTGTATTTAATGGGGCCAGACAGTAAAGACACCAATGGCCAAAGCATCGATGCTCAGCCCAAATAA